From Elusimicrobiota bacterium, one genomic window encodes:
- a CDS encoding ATP-binding protein: MLKRGLYRGIWDALSRDKQMIFLSGPRQTGKTTFARQIADSFPNNFYFNWDYLSHKRLIHEKPAFFTEINRKDASQPLVILDEIHKYSGWKNYLKGVYDEFSGAYKFLVSGSGRLDVYQKGGDSLAGRYFHLHMFPLTIAELSGQRRAFKEFTRDPLSEFDLNDKTVTAGLWRTLFNASGFPEPYLKGESAFWTRWSANYLKQLIREDIRDLSGLKKMDAVEALFSLLPSRVGSPVSVNNLAGDLRTNFDTVNRWLSLFDSFFLTFRISPWTRKISRAILKEKKIYLYDYPEIGDRAARVENMAALELFRAVRNWNELGLGRFSLNYLRNKEKEEVDFLVAEGNRPLLLVEVKSSDDAPAPSLMKFQRMLGVPAVQLVDRDGVFKYHQNGNHRILIATASRWLSSLP; encoded by the coding sequence ATGCTGAAGCGCGGCCTTTATCGCGGCATATGGGATGCCCTGTCCCGCGACAAGCAGATGATCTTCCTTTCCGGCCCTCGGCAGACAGGCAAGACGACCTTCGCCCGCCAGATCGCCGACTCGTTTCCCAACAACTTCTACTTCAATTGGGACTACCTCTCCCATAAGCGCCTGATCCATGAGAAGCCCGCCTTCTTCACGGAGATCAACAGGAAAGACGCCTCGCAGCCGCTCGTCATATTGGACGAGATACACAAATACTCCGGCTGGAAGAACTATCTCAAGGGCGTCTATGACGAGTTCTCCGGCGCCTACAAGTTCCTGGTCTCCGGAAGCGGGAGGCTGGACGTCTATCAGAAGGGAGGCGATTCTCTCGCCGGCAGATATTTCCATCTGCACATGTTTCCCCTGACCATCGCCGAGCTCAGCGGGCAGCGGCGGGCATTCAAGGAATTCACTCGCGATCCGCTTTCAGAATTCGATCTCAACGACAAGACCGTCACGGCCGGTCTGTGGCGCACGCTTTTCAACGCCAGCGGGTTTCCCGAGCCCTACCTCAAGGGGGAAAGCGCGTTCTGGACGCGCTGGTCCGCCAATTATCTGAAACAGCTCATACGCGAAGATATCCGCGACCTCAGCGGCCTCAAGAAGATGGATGCGGTCGAAGCCCTGTTCTCCCTCCTGCCGTCCCGGGTGGGGAGTCCGGTCTCCGTCAACAACCTCGCCGGCGACTTGCGGACCAATTTCGACACCGTCAACCGCTGGCTCTCGCTTTTCGATTCCTTCTTCCTCACCTTCAGGATCTCGCCGTGGACCCGCAAGATATCCAGGGCCATACTCAAAGAGAAGAAGATATACCTCTACGACTATCCGGAGATCGGCGACCGGGCCGCCAGGGTCGAGAACATGGCGGCGCTCGAGCTTTTCCGCGCGGTCCGCAACTGGAATGAGCTCGGCCTGGGCAGGTTCTCCCTGAATTACCTGCGCAACAAGGAGAAGGAGGAGGTCGATTTCCTGGTCGCCGAGGGCAACAGGCCGCTGCTGCTGGTCGAAGTCAAATCATCGGACGACGCTCCGGCGCCGAGCCTGATGAAGTTCCAGCGGATGCTCGGTGTTCCCGCGGTGCAGTTGGTCGACCGCGACGGCGTCTTCAAATACCACCAGAACGGGAACCACAGGATCCTCATCGCGACGGCCAGCCGCTGGCTCTCATCCCTGCCCTGA
- a CDS encoding glycosyltransferase family 39 protein has translation MRRALLCLLLAAGGFQVWMAWHAPVGLYNDDALNILLARSLASGAFALPDGAPATEPLPGFALLLALPVRLVDPRWGLLRWLCLAAGWAAVWLTWRLARRVLAEEAALAAALLVALNPVFLRNAGLVRPDVAFLAASLAVLECLALGRLWPAALLAAGAALLRPHGALLAAAAGLALWRRQGWRPALGFVATALLPSCLWAARNLLVAGTVTGYASCWLWRSAPLREPAGLARHLARLTGTLFGHGLAGLRGGPGVLVPAGAAVLGLAAAGAVRLWRREAGAWAQAAAVYSAAVLALHAAWGSVDSRYLLPLLPLACLFMLSAGRAAGLVLAAGLLMLGAREDLVYARERRQQPPELWPRTMAWIRRETPPQARFQSMFSPALTLLTGRRAEPLPAAEDRDSWLADCQRRGVDYLHLDRQTGRWSALPPARLAALLRLPDWAASTPYVRRVYSDPEEGSTIWRISRGARSSGSL, from the coding sequence ATGCGGCGCGCCCTGCTCTGCCTGCTGCTGGCGGCGGGCGGTTTCCAGGTCTGGATGGCCTGGCACGCCCCGGTGGGGCTGTACAACGACGACGCCCTGAACATCCTGCTGGCCCGCTCGCTCGCCAGCGGCGCCTTCGCTCTTCCGGACGGCGCGCCGGCTACCGAGCCGCTGCCCGGCTTCGCCCTCCTGCTCGCCCTCCCCGTCCGGCTCGTGGATCCGCGCTGGGGCCTGCTGCGCTGGCTGTGCCTGGCGGCGGGCTGGGCCGCGGTCTGGCTGACCTGGCGCCTGGCCCGGCGGGTCCTGGCTGAGGAAGCCGCTTTGGCCGCCGCCCTCTTGGTCGCCCTCAACCCGGTCTTCCTGCGCAACGCCGGCCTGGTGCGGCCGGACGTCGCCTTCCTCGCGGCTTCCCTGGCGGTCCTTGAGTGCCTGGCCCTGGGCAGGCTCTGGCCGGCGGCTTTGCTGGCCGCCGGGGCCGCGCTCCTGCGGCCGCACGGGGCGCTGCTCGCCGCGGCCGCGGGCCTGGCCCTGTGGCGGCGTCAGGGCTGGAGGCCGGCGCTGGGCTTCGTCGCGACGGCTCTGCTGCCTTCGTGCCTCTGGGCGGCGCGCAACCTGCTGGTCGCGGGCACGGTCACGGGCTACGCCTCCTGCTGGCTCTGGCGCAGCGCGCCGCTGCGCGAGCCGGCCGGACTGGCGCGCCATCTGGCGCGGCTGACGGGAACGCTCTTCGGCCACGGCCTGGCCGGGCTGCGCGGCGGGCCGGGCGTCCTGGTCCCGGCCGGCGCCGCCGTCCTGGGACTGGCCGCGGCGGGCGCCGTCCGGCTCTGGCGGCGGGAGGCCGGGGCTTGGGCCCAGGCCGCGGCCGTGTACTCCGCCGCGGTCCTGGCCCTGCACGCGGCCTGGGGCTCGGTCGACTCCAGATATCTCCTGCCGCTGCTGCCTCTGGCATGTCTCTTCATGCTCAGCGCGGGGCGGGCGGCGGGGCTCGTCCTGGCCGCGGGCTTGCTCATGCTCGGGGCGCGGGAGGACCTGGTCTACGCGCGGGAGCGGCGGCAGCAGCCCCCCGAGCTCTGGCCGCGGACCATGGCCTGGATACGCCGGGAGACCCCGCCCCAGGCGCGCTTCCAGAGCATGTTCAGCCCCGCGCTGACCCTGCTGACCGGCCGCCGCGCCGAGCCGCTGCCGGCCGCGGAGGACCGGGATTCCTGGCTGGCCGACTGCCAGCGGCGCGGCGTCGATTATCTCCACCTGGACCGGCAGACCGGGCGGTGGAGCGCTTTGCCCCCGGCGCGCCTCGCCGCGCTCCTGCGTCTGCCGGACTGGGCCGCGTCAACGCCCTACGTCCGGCGGGTCTACAGCGACCCGGAGGAGGGCAGCACGATCTGGCGCATCTCCCGCGGGGCCCGCTCCAGCGGCTCACTCTGA